A window of Acetonema longum DSM 6540 contains these coding sequences:
- the dctP gene encoding C4-dicarboxylate TRAP transporter substrate-binding protein, translating to MKNSRKLLSVLLIMVMMSLILAACGKTETAKTKSPKQKYVLKFNHVLSDSEPFHKGFLNWGKRVKERTNGGLEIQVFHSAQLGVEEDIIEQIRQGANIGQNTDSARLGMYVPAIAVMNAPYFVDSIDEVAKLRELATVKAWQKELEDKHGIKILSFTWVQGLRHMVTNKPIKTPDDLKGLRIRTPGVPIWQESIRSIGASPVALPFGEVYIAMEQKAIDGADLVYRNVTGAKLFEVAKYMSETNHILLINFEVISKKFFDSLPPEYQQILVEECDKAGLEASREMEKEVEPLRKQLAEKGMTIVQDVDAAAFRKAGEGAYNVLKLTEVRDQLYKEMGKK from the coding sequence GTGAAAAATTCCAGGAAGCTTCTGAGTGTTTTGCTGATCATGGTTATGATGTCATTGATTTTAGCGGCTTGCGGCAAGACGGAAACTGCTAAAACGAAATCTCCCAAACAAAAATACGTTCTGAAGTTCAATCACGTGTTATCCGATTCGGAACCCTTTCATAAGGGATTCCTGAACTGGGGCAAACGGGTTAAAGAGAGGACGAACGGCGGGCTTGAGATTCAGGTATTCCACAGCGCTCAGCTTGGCGTGGAAGAAGATATTATCGAGCAGATCAGGCAAGGGGCCAACATCGGCCAAAATACCGATTCGGCGCGTCTGGGCATGTATGTCCCGGCGATTGCGGTGATGAACGCGCCATACTTTGTCGACAGCATTGACGAAGTCGCCAAACTCAGGGAACTGGCCACCGTTAAAGCCTGGCAGAAAGAACTGGAAGACAAACACGGCATCAAGATCCTGTCCTTTACCTGGGTGCAGGGGCTGCGGCACATGGTGACCAACAAGCCGATTAAAACCCCGGATGATCTGAAGGGACTGCGTATCCGGACGCCCGGCGTGCCCATCTGGCAGGAGTCCATCCGTTCCATCGGCGCCTCGCCGGTCGCTCTTCCGTTTGGAGAAGTGTATATCGCCATGGAGCAGAAAGCCATCGACGGCGCTGATCTCGTTTACCGCAACGTGACGGGCGCCAAGCTGTTTGAAGTGGCGAAATATATGAGCGAGACCAATCATATTCTGTTGATCAACTTCGAGGTGATCAGCAAAAAGTTTTTTGACAGCCTGCCGCCCGAGTATCAGCAAATACTTGTGGAAGAGTGCGATAAAGCCGGTCTTGAGGCCTCGCGGGAAATGGAGAAGGAAGTGGAACCCCTTAGGAAGCAGCTGGCGGAAAAAGGCATGACCATCGTGCAGGATGTTGACGCCGCCGCCTTCAGGAAAGCCGGTGAGGGAGCGTACAATGTTCTAAAGCTTACGGAAGTAAGGGATCAGCTTTATAAGGAAATGGGCAAAAAATAA
- a CDS encoding GntR family transcriptional regulator — translation MYYQSQTLVDVAYKALKKDITEKVLLPGQKVIIRELHERYGISETPIKQALNRLITEGLVESIPRRGVKVRELKWEDIEELFDIRLMIEMNYVKQILQNFKKDLGIQQKFTANLREHMEIVENAVDLNDYFRNYYLDQEFHQLFVKSSGCKRIMQIYNHLGTHDYAYHIYRRQTREETIAGVKEHEAIYNALVSQDEAELRRCVEVHIINAKNKINKNLAKGQPL, via the coding sequence ATGTACTATCAATCCCAGACACTGGTTGATGTAGCGTATAAAGCGCTGAAAAAAGACATTACCGAGAAGGTTCTTCTTCCCGGACAAAAAGTAATTATCAGAGAACTGCATGAGCGGTATGGCATCAGCGAAACGCCGATCAAGCAGGCGCTAAACAGATTGATTACCGAAGGTCTGGTCGAGAGCATTCCCCGCAGAGGCGTTAAAGTGCGGGAATTGAAATGGGAGGACATTGAAGAATTATTCGACATACGGTTAATGATAGAAATGAATTATGTGAAACAAATCCTGCAAAATTTTAAAAAAGACCTCGGCATTCAACAAAAGTTTACGGCAAACCTGCGTGAACACATGGAGATTGTTGAAAACGCTGTTGATCTTAACGATTACTTCCGCAATTATTATTTAGACCAGGAGTTTCATCAGCTGTTCGTCAAGTCTTCGGGCTGCAAGCGGATTATGCAGATATACAACCATTTAGGCACTCATGATTACGCATATCACATTTACCGCCGCCAGACAAGAGAGGAGACCATTGCCGGCGTCAAAGAGCATGAGGCCATCTATAACGCTCTTGTATCCCAGGACGAGGCTGAATTGCGCCGTTGCGTGGAAGTTCATATCATTAACGCCAAAAATAAAATCAATAAAAACCTGGCAAAGGGCCAGCCTTTATAG
- a CDS encoding VOC family protein has translation MNNINQNNVPTIKLKSIVLDCPYIQALSDFYIRMLGWEKDIVEEEDFLAIHSPLGGVKIAFQTNTDYVPPVWPEEPNAQQQMLHIDFAVESKEDMELAVKHAISCGATKADTQYCDEWTVMLDPVGHPFCFVVW, from the coding sequence ATGAATAATATAAATCAAAATAACGTACCCACAATCAAATTGAAGTCAATTGTACTTGATTGTCCCTATATCCAAGCTTTGTCTGATTTTTATATCCGGATGCTTGGCTGGGAAAAAGATATTGTAGAGGAAGAGGATTTTCTAGCCATCCATTCTCCGCTGGGCGGTGTTAAGATCGCCTTTCAAACCAACACTGACTACGTTCCGCCTGTCTGGCCGGAAGAGCCAAATGCGCAGCAGCAGATGCTACACATCGACTTTGCGGTAGAAAGTAAGGAAGATATGGAACTTGCTGTGAAACACGCAATTTCATGTGGCGCAACAAAAGCAGACACCCAGTATTGCGACGAGTGGACGGTCATGCTTGACCCTGTGGGGCATCCGTTTTGTTTTGTCGTTTGGTGA